CCTGCCTGGCCCTGATGCCGGAAGTGGAGAAGCTGGCCGGAGAGTTCGAGGGCCGCGTCAGGTTCTGCAAGCTCAACGTGGCCGAGAACCGCCGCCTGGTGATAGGGCTGCGCGTCATGGCCGTCCCCACCATCCTGTTCTACAAGGGCGGCGAGAACGTGGCCCGCCTGACGGGGGAGGGCGTCTCCATCGAGGCCATCAGGGAAGAGGCCGGCAAACTGCTGTGAACGCCGCCGTCGTGATGTGCGACTGTCATGCGATCACCACATACAACCATATTGAGGTAACATCATGAGCAAGCTCAAGGGCAAGAAGCTTCTGCTGCTGGGTGAGCGGGACGGCATCCCCGGCCCGGCCATGGCAGATGTGTTCGCCGGTTCGGGCGCAGAGGTGCTCTTCTCCGCCACCGAATGTTTCGTTTGAACCGCCGCCGGTGCCATGGATCTGGAGAATCAGCAGCGCGTCAAGGACGCGGCTGAGAAGTACGGTGTGGAAGACCTGGTCGTCGTTCTTGGTTCTTCGGACCCCGAAGGGGCCGAGATCTATGCCGAGACCGTGACCCTGGGCGACCCCACCTTCGCCGGACCCCTGGCAGGAGCCCCGTTGGGGCTCTGTGTCTATCATGTGCTGGAACCCGAGATGAAGGCCGAGGCCGATCCCCGGAAGTGGGAAGAACAGATAGGCATGATGGAGATGGTGCTCAATGGCGATGCGCTGGCAGCAGCCGTGCGCAAGATGCGTGAAGCCCACAGCAAGGTGACCCTGTAACACGGAACGGGCGGGAGGCCGCCCGGCGGCCCGTGGACAGGGCACGGCCCCGGAACGGATGTTCCGGGGCCGTTTCGTATCCGGCAGGCGGCGACGGGCAGTCCGGCGGATGGGGGTGGGGAGACACGCCGGGCCGTCCGGGAGCGGGACGCCTGCCTGCCGTTACGGCTGCCGGGCGCGGGAAAGAGCCGCGTTCGGAGAGGGCGCAAGGGCCGGTCAGGCGCCGGGCCAGGAAATGTCCAGATGCCCCGTGCTGTCGAAGGCCAGCGGGCGTTCCTCCTGCCAGATGCCGTCCAGCATGTCGGGACGGGTCGTGCGCAGTTCCTCCAGCAGGGGGCGTGTCAGGAGGAGATGGCCGAGGTGGCGCGTGGAGCGGATGACGGCTGCCCGCACCCGTTCCGTCCGGGGCTGCCAGCAGATCTTCAGACCGGCCTGGATGGCCTCCCGCTCGC
This is a stretch of genomic DNA from Desulfovibrio piger. It encodes these proteins:
- a CDS encoding thioredoxin family protein; the protein is MISVNKENFEAEVLQSPMPCVVDLWGPQCGPCLALMPEVEKLAGEFEGRVRFCKLNVAENRRLVIGLRVMAVPTILFYKGGENVARLTGEGVSIEAIREEAGKLL
- the grdA gene encoding glycine/sarcosine/betaine reductase complex selenoprotein A — encoded protein: MSKLKGKKLLLLGERDGIPGPAMADVFAGSGAEVLFSATECFVUTAAGAMDLENQQRVKDAAEKYGVEDLVVVLGSSDPEGAEIYAETVTLGDPTFAGPLAGAPLGLCVYHVLEPEMKAEADPRKWEEQIGMMEMVLNGDALAAAVRKMREAHSKVTL